Proteins co-encoded in one Spirosoma endbachense genomic window:
- a CDS encoding serine hydrolase domain-containing protein — translation MKTFVLTGLLAGFFLSSSAQNTSTPAASANGATRSSLLQDAPAESVGMSTDRLQRIDAVINDYIARGRQAGVAVLVARHGKIVYHKAYGQDDIQAKTPLKRDALFRIASQTKALTSIGLMILFEEGKFLLDDPISKYIPAFKNPKVLDKYNEKDTTYTTVPAKREITIRHLLTHTSGISYPGIGTKEAVAIYAKNKIPSGIGTPDGTLADAMNRLGTLPLIHHPGDRWSYGLSVDVVGYLIEVLSGQSLDQFLRTRLFDPLGMNDTYFYLPATKQNRLTKVYTEDSTKSVRLMPSQNGISADYPNKPGTYYSGGAGLTSTLYDFAIFLQMMLNGGEYNGKRILSPTTVRLITTNQIGALNQGANKFGLGFSITSESSAARLPVSQGSYDWGGFFGTTYWVDPKEGIVGLLYTQKVPNSYGDLNDKFKILVYQAITQMQAN, via the coding sequence ATGAAAACATTCGTTTTAACCGGCCTGCTGGCCGGTTTTTTTCTATCTTCCTCCGCACAGAATACCAGTACGCCTGCTGCATCGGCAAACGGAGCGACCAGGTCATCTCTTTTGCAGGATGCTCCGGCAGAATCCGTTGGTATGAGTACAGACCGGCTTCAGCGAATCGATGCTGTGATCAACGATTACATTGCCAGGGGGCGTCAGGCGGGTGTGGCAGTGCTAGTGGCCAGACATGGGAAAATCGTTTATCACAAAGCGTACGGGCAGGATGACATTCAGGCGAAAACACCCCTCAAACGGGATGCTCTTTTTCGGATTGCCTCACAAACAAAAGCACTGACGAGCATTGGGTTGATGATCTTGTTTGAAGAAGGTAAATTTCTGCTCGATGACCCAATTTCGAAGTACATTCCGGCCTTTAAAAACCCGAAAGTGCTGGACAAGTACAACGAGAAAGATACGACTTACACGACCGTTCCTGCCAAGCGCGAAATTACCATTCGGCATTTGCTCACGCATACGTCGGGCATCAGTTACCCAGGTATCGGTACGAAAGAAGCAGTTGCGATTTATGCCAAGAATAAAATTCCGAGCGGTATCGGGACACCCGACGGAACCCTTGCCGATGCCATGAACCGGCTGGGAACCTTACCCCTCATCCATCATCCCGGCGACCGCTGGAGCTATGGTCTCAGCGTTGATGTCGTCGGCTATCTGATAGAAGTACTCTCGGGCCAGTCGCTCGATCAGTTTCTGCGAACACGGCTGTTTGATCCGCTGGGCATGAACGACACTTATTTTTACCTGCCCGCAACGAAGCAGAATCGTCTGACAAAAGTGTATACCGAAGACTCAACCAAGTCTGTTCGGCTAATGCCGTCTCAAAATGGTATATCAGCCGATTATCCGAATAAACCGGGTACATACTATTCGGGGGGAGCCGGTTTGACCTCTACGCTCTACGACTTCGCTATTTTTCTCCAAATGATGCTGAACGGGGGCGAATACAACGGGAAGCGCATCCTTAGCCCGACAACGGTACGCCTTATCACGACGAATCAGATTGGCGCTCTGAATCAGGGAGCCAATAAATTCGGATTAGGATTTTCCATCACCTCGGAGAGCAGTGCGGCTCGCCTGCCGGTATCGCAGGGGTCGTATGATTGGGGAGGTTTCTTCGGCACAACCTACTGGGTTGATCCCAAAGAAGGCATTGTAGGGCTACTATACACCCAGAAAGTCCCGAATAGTTATGGCGATCTGAACGATAAATTCAAAATACTGGTCTACCAGGCAATCACGCAGATGCAGGCTAACTAA
- a CDS encoding TldD/PmbA family protein, producing the protein MSIILPEADVKALLAKVLTYSKADECEVNLQGEEWSNIRYARNKVSTCGSLVYKRLAVQSAFGKKVGVATIDEFDDASLEKVVRRSEELARLAPENPEYVELLGPQSYLPPSGFFDSTATISAENRAKAVAQSIQIARSKNQTVAGYLEDRVGYSAIMNNKGLFAYYPRTIVNFSSTIRTEDGTGSGFAAQGVSDFTKLNTNSSTQIALQKALGSVGARAIEPGKYTVILEPLAAAVLLEHLFRSLDARSADEGRSFLSKPGGKTKLGERIMDERVTIYSDPTNPELPASPWSSDGRTQEKINWIEKGVVKNLSYSRFWAQKKGVKAVPPPTNFMMAGGSATLEELIKTTQRGILVTKFWYIRSVDPQSLLVTGLTRDGTFYIENGKIKHPVKNFRFNESPVIMLNNLETLGKVERVVSSEGSFANYLIPAMKIREFTFTSLSDAV; encoded by the coding sequence ATGTCTATAATTCTTCCCGAAGCTGACGTAAAAGCCCTATTGGCTAAAGTGTTAACGTATTCCAAAGCTGATGAATGCGAGGTGAATTTACAGGGCGAGGAATGGAGCAATATTCGGTATGCCCGTAATAAAGTCTCAACCTGTGGCTCATTGGTTTATAAGCGGTTAGCCGTACAGTCGGCTTTTGGTAAAAAAGTTGGGGTGGCTACCATCGATGAATTTGACGATGCCTCGCTGGAAAAAGTTGTGCGCCGATCGGAGGAACTGGCCAGGCTGGCTCCCGAAAATCCTGAATACGTCGAATTGCTGGGCCCTCAGTCATATTTACCACCGAGCGGCTTCTTTGATTCAACGGCTACCATTTCAGCGGAAAATCGGGCCAAAGCCGTTGCCCAAAGTATTCAGATCGCCCGTTCGAAAAACCAGACTGTGGCCGGTTATCTGGAAGATCGGGTTGGCTACTCAGCCATAATGAATAATAAAGGCTTGTTTGCCTATTACCCCCGAACGATCGTAAACTTCAGTTCGACGATCCGTACCGAAGACGGAACCGGCTCGGGTTTTGCCGCTCAGGGAGTGAGCGATTTTACGAAGCTGAATACCAACTCCTCAACCCAGATTGCCCTTCAGAAAGCCCTTGGCTCTGTAGGAGCGCGAGCCATTGAGCCGGGTAAATATACCGTTATTCTGGAACCGCTCGCGGCTGCCGTACTGCTCGAACACCTGTTCCGTAGTCTGGATGCCCGTAGTGCCGACGAAGGCCGCTCGTTTCTGAGCAAACCCGGCGGGAAAACGAAACTCGGGGAGCGGATTATGGACGAGCGGGTTACGATTTATTCGGACCCGACTAATCCGGAGTTGCCCGCTTCACCCTGGTCGTCGGATGGTCGGACTCAGGAGAAAATCAACTGGATCGAGAAAGGAGTGGTCAAAAATTTATCGTATTCACGTTTCTGGGCCCAGAAAAAAGGCGTAAAGGCGGTACCGCCCCCGACCAATTTCATGATGGCAGGAGGGAGCGCCACGCTGGAAGAACTGATCAAAACCACACAACGTGGTATTTTGGTAACCAAATTCTGGTATATCCGCTCCGTTGATCCTCAATCGCTGTTGGTCACCGGTCTGACTCGTGATGGGACATTTTACATTGAAAACGGTAAAATAAAGCATCCTGTCAAGAATTTCCGGTTTAACGAAAGCCCGGTTATCATGCTTAACAATCTCGAAACACTCGGTAAGGTGGAACGGGTCGTGAGTAGTGAAGGCTCATTTGCCAACTACCTCATTCCGGCCATGAAAATCAGGGAGTTTACGTTCACATCCCTTTCCGATGCTGTCTAG
- a CDS encoding FG-GAP repeat domain-containing protein produces MRRLIPFCILLLLISCTAKRQSDKVEFDDIPVSRLSGKELSIAHCSRCHAFVSPELLAKTNWRDVLPAMGHRMGIYSNGYRPDSLFDPGLSGSIVRDANIFPERPILAKADWRKIEQYYLENAPDTILPPLRKSKIRVGLKHFKYREPSFSHRPSLTTMVKILPDHRGIVFSDGKSRRNILTFLTPDLLENYSMRLESTPVHFYEKPNELYLTTVGKGVFPTDAPNGALQRLVKNGSESGYKLESIAIPDLRRPVFMAYGDLNQDGTEDVVACEFGNQTGQLAWYVNNGKGGYEKRILREKPGAITAIIKDANNDGLMDIYVLMAQGDEGVFLYENQGSGKFLEKRLLTFLPLNGSQHIELADFNKDGFDDIVYVCGDNADKTPILKNYHGIYIFLNDRKSNFKQSYFYQLNGAYKAMVRDYDLDGDLDIAAISFFPDYLRYPEESFIYLNNKGNLKFDDYSFPEASRGRWVVMDAGDMDADGDIDLVLGSFVYFIPEGDTTGLGKKWLSTGPSVIVLENTIR; encoded by the coding sequence ATGAGACGACTAATCCCATTTTGTATTTTACTACTGCTTATTTCATGTACCGCTAAAAGACAAAGTGACAAAGTAGAATTCGACGATATACCTGTTTCGAGACTCTCCGGGAAAGAACTGTCGATAGCGCACTGTAGCCGGTGCCATGCGTTTGTGAGTCCCGAATTATTGGCAAAAACGAATTGGAGAGATGTGCTTCCGGCTATGGGGCATCGGATGGGCATATACAGTAACGGATATCGACCCGACAGTTTGTTTGATCCCGGTCTAAGTGGTTCCATTGTACGTGATGCCAATATCTTTCCAGAAAGGCCAATTTTGGCAAAAGCTGACTGGCGCAAAATAGAGCAGTATTATCTTGAGAATGCACCGGATACGATCTTACCTCCGCTTCGCAAAAGTAAGATTCGGGTGGGGCTAAAGCATTTCAAATACAGGGAACCGTCCTTTTCTCACCGGCCCTCACTGACCACAATGGTCAAAATTCTTCCCGATCATCGAGGTATTGTTTTTAGTGATGGGAAAAGCAGACGCAATATCTTAACATTTCTGACCCCCGATCTGCTGGAGAATTATAGTATGCGTTTGGAATCAACGCCTGTTCATTTTTACGAAAAACCCAATGAGCTATACCTGACAACGGTTGGGAAAGGCGTTTTTCCAACTGATGCGCCCAATGGTGCATTGCAACGATTGGTGAAGAATGGCTCGGAATCAGGCTATAAACTAGAGAGCATAGCTATTCCAGATTTACGACGGCCCGTATTTATGGCTTATGGTGATTTGAATCAGGACGGGACTGAGGATGTAGTGGCCTGTGAGTTTGGTAACCAAACCGGACAATTGGCCTGGTACGTAAATAATGGAAAAGGGGGGTATGAGAAACGGATTTTGCGTGAGAAACCCGGTGCGATTACGGCTATAATTAAGGATGCTAACAACGATGGCTTGATGGATATTTATGTGCTCATGGCGCAGGGCGATGAGGGCGTTTTTCTTTATGAAAATCAAGGATCGGGTAAATTTCTGGAAAAACGCCTGCTAACTTTCCTGCCACTGAATGGGTCACAGCATATCGAATTGGCTGATTTTAACAAAGACGGCTTTGATGATATCGTTTACGTTTGTGGCGACAATGCCGATAAAACGCCGATTTTAAAGAATTATCACGGGATTTATATTTTTCTGAATGACAGGAAATCCAACTTTAAACAATCGTATTTCTACCAATTGAATGGGGCTTATAAGGCGATGGTACGAGATTACGATCTGGATGGTGACCTGGATATAGCTGCCATTTCGTTTTTCCCGGACTATCTTCGCTATCCGGAAGAAAGCTTTATCTATTTGAACAATAAGGGCAATCTAAAATTTGACGATTATTCATTTCCCGAAGCCTCAAGGGGAAGATGGGTGGTAATGGATGCCGGAGATATGGATGCCGATGGTGATATTGACCTTGTGCTGGGTTCGTTTGTGTATTTTATCCCAGAAGGCGATACCACCGGACTAGGTAAAAAATGGCTATCGACCGGGCCTTCCGTCATTGTTCTGGAAAACACAATTCGGTAG
- a CDS encoding FAD-dependent oxidoreductase: MAINSQNEVKPGHIDRRQLLTYGLQGAMLSALGTALPLESQAGTASFIKQPAKNGKIVVVGAGAFGGWTALHLLRKGYKVTLVDQFGPGNNQSSSGGETRLIRAYYSDPIYVDMAMRAITLWKENEPRMGQKLLHQNGLLLFNYPSSKAESEAAVAIYKKAGLPLEKVSLDDAVKRWPQIGTEGLDHVMYDPTAGYLDARKGCQAVCDLFVKEGGTFLQQQVKQESIKGGKATSVTLANGNVLEADQFLFACGPWLTRLFPELTKKLAVTRALVFFFASPAGQSDLMENKLPTWMDRDMTGPFRSFGVPGSDFRGFKLGLTPPDNNVTDRFDTYNRSVKPEELDMALNVIARRFPKMVGQPLIEQRVCQYTSTPDTDFILDTHPGANNLWVMGGDSGHGYKQGASFGEIAANTVAGEREKLEKFGLKRLIG; the protein is encoded by the coding sequence ATGGCAATCAACAGCCAGAATGAAGTTAAGCCAGGGCACATCGACCGACGCCAGTTATTGACGTATGGTCTCCAGGGCGCAATGCTGAGCGCCTTAGGAACCGCTTTGCCTTTAGAATCGCAGGCGGGTACGGCATCGTTCATCAAACAGCCTGCGAAAAATGGGAAGATTGTGGTTGTGGGCGCGGGAGCGTTTGGTGGCTGGACGGCTTTGCATTTACTGCGAAAAGGGTATAAAGTAACGCTCGTTGATCAATTCGGACCTGGTAACAACCAGTCAAGTTCGGGTGGAGAAACCCGCTTGATTCGGGCCTATTACAGTGATCCCATATACGTCGACATGGCGATGCGCGCCATCACACTCTGGAAGGAGAACGAGCCTCGCATGGGGCAAAAACTTCTGCACCAGAATGGATTGCTCCTGTTCAATTATCCATCCAGCAAAGCTGAATCGGAAGCCGCTGTGGCCATCTACAAAAAGGCTGGCCTGCCCCTCGAGAAAGTAAGCCTTGATGATGCCGTCAAACGATGGCCGCAAATAGGAACAGAAGGACTGGATCATGTGATGTACGATCCAACGGCGGGTTATCTGGATGCCCGCAAGGGATGTCAGGCGGTGTGTGATTTGTTTGTCAAAGAAGGCGGTACGTTTCTACAACAGCAGGTAAAACAGGAATCCATTAAAGGCGGCAAAGCAACTTCGGTGACCCTTGCCAATGGCAATGTGCTTGAGGCCGATCAGTTCCTGTTTGCCTGTGGGCCGTGGTTGACGCGTCTTTTCCCGGAACTCACGAAGAAACTCGCCGTGACCCGAGCGTTAGTTTTCTTCTTTGCAAGCCCGGCGGGTCAATCCGACCTTATGGAAAATAAACTGCCGACCTGGATGGATCGGGACATGACCGGCCCATTCCGCTCCTTTGGTGTGCCGGGAAGTGATTTTCGTGGGTTCAAACTGGGATTAACTCCCCCAGACAATAACGTTACCGATCGATTTGATACCTACAATCGCTCAGTAAAACCAGAAGAACTGGATATGGCATTAAACGTAATTGCCAGACGGTTCCCTAAAATGGTTGGCCAGCCACTGATCGAGCAACGTGTCTGCCAGTATACCAGCACCCCCGACACCGATTTTATTCTGGATACACATCCCGGCGCCAATAACCTATGGGTAATGGGTGGCGATTCGGGCCACGGCTACAAACAGGGTGCTTCGTTTGGTGAAATAGCCGCCAATACCGTTGCAGGAGAGCGGGAGAAATTAGAAAAGTTTGGCCTGAAACGATTGATTGGATAG
- a CDS encoding DUF2278 family protein: MSLTNYHLFVGRYDRGLMAPDANHFEVKLNTGNEFYRIAVNVRSQDGSMLMALVNDNYQHELCNRLLESFSENGSYNINDGVKRKQFGLDFLRRNMVGDFNNMVVLPNNAPGLDNDLEDKLTLALNKSKADPNARIFAFGEQWPGTNKPDRYFPEMKDQGLHDIHMNQGNPQGSHDQDNGVFQDGGLLIYFPSLQRWTAILLAFQSQFNTLNPTTLHTDDQTGHRIKGDVPGPGPGTSVDGIVVIVAALVNPKGNEVGKEKVILVNTTDEAISLDGWKLVDRNRHEFVIRNRSIGAGSTAEVTISANSNFNLGNNGGTISLLTSQGIKTSGVQYTKQQAKAEGKLIQF, from the coding sequence ATGTCCCTTACCAACTACCATCTCTTTGTAGGGCGCTATGACCGTGGTCTAATGGCTCCCGATGCGAATCATTTTGAGGTAAAACTCAACACCGGAAATGAATTTTATCGAATCGCCGTTAATGTTCGGTCCCAGGATGGTTCCATGCTTATGGCTTTGGTAAATGATAATTACCAGCATGAATTATGTAATCGACTTCTGGAATCGTTTTCCGAGAATGGTAGCTATAACATCAACGACGGGGTTAAAAGAAAGCAATTTGGATTAGATTTCTTACGGCGGAACATGGTTGGCGATTTTAACAACATGGTCGTTCTACCCAATAATGCGCCCGGTTTAGACAATGATCTGGAAGACAAATTGACGCTTGCTCTGAATAAATCGAAGGCGGATCCAAATGCCCGCATTTTTGCCTTTGGTGAGCAGTGGCCTGGCACCAACAAGCCTGACAGGTATTTCCCGGAAATGAAGGATCAGGGATTACATGACATTCACATGAATCAGGGGAATCCTCAAGGTTCACATGATCAGGACAATGGAGTTTTTCAGGACGGCGGGCTATTAATTTACTTCCCCAGCCTGCAACGCTGGACCGCCATTTTGTTGGCTTTTCAATCGCAGTTTAATACGCTCAATCCCACTACGTTACATACTGACGACCAGACTGGCCATCGCATCAAAGGTGATGTGCCCGGCCCTGGACCCGGTACCTCTGTCGATGGCATTGTTGTCATTGTGGCGGCTCTGGTGAACCCCAAAGGCAATGAAGTGGGCAAGGAGAAGGTTATTCTGGTCAATACCACCGATGAAGCCATCTCGCTGGATGGCTGGAAGCTGGTTGACCGAAATCGACATGAGTTTGTCATCCGAAACCGTTCCATTGGAGCCGGAAGCACGGCTGAGGTAACGATCTCTGCAAACAGCAACTTCAATCTGGGAAATAATGGAGGTACCATCTCCTTATTGACGAGTCAGGGTATTAAAACCAGTGGTGTTCAATACACGAAACAACAGGCAAAAGCCGAAGGTAAACTCATTCAGTTTTAA
- a CDS encoding acyl-CoA thioesterase has product MPQPKLARDSMTVMTEMVLPNDTNTLNNLMGGRLLHFMDIAAAIAAQKHSNRIVVTASVDNVSFSEPIRLGNIVTMKAQVTRAFSSSMEVFIEVWAEDIPAGIRVSTNSAFYTFVAVDQSGRPIEVPAVIPETNEEKDRYESALRRRQLRLVLAGRMNAQDATELREYLKV; this is encoded by the coding sequence ATGCCTCAACCCAAACTTGCCCGCGATTCCATGACGGTAATGACCGAAATGGTACTGCCCAATGACACCAATACGCTGAATAACCTGATGGGCGGGCGATTATTGCACTTCATGGACATCGCTGCGGCAATTGCTGCTCAAAAACACTCCAATCGTATTGTCGTAACGGCTTCTGTTGATAATGTGTCTTTTTCTGAACCGATCCGGCTGGGTAACATTGTTACGATGAAAGCCCAGGTAACCCGTGCCTTCAGTTCGTCGATGGAGGTATTTATTGAAGTCTGGGCCGAAGATATTCCCGCCGGCATACGGGTTAGCACAAACAGCGCATTCTATACGTTTGTGGCTGTTGATCAGAGTGGTAGGCCCATAGAAGTTCCGGCGGTGATACCCGAAACGAATGAGGAGAAAGATCGTTACGAGAGCGCGTTACGCCGACGGCAACTACGGCTGGTGCTCGCTGGTCGGATGAACGCGCAGGACGCAACTGAACTGCGGGAATATTTAAAGGTATAA
- a CDS encoding SGNH/GDSL hydrolase family protein: MRNWLILIALIGLISSFKPKELTWIAIGDSITYLNEHRDETGNRITKGYMTRVTEQLPYIHYTNQGHNGWTAIKIAQEIEKLGLTKADIYSVFLGTNDWWAGRPLGRFDDYQRNTGSTTVYGSFRIIIDKLRSLNPQAHILLITPMQRVDFVYLANMKNNAFGSYKAKNGQFLESIANAIDSIGRHEKFEVVDLYHQNGLQLKKLVKYKRLKNPETGVYTNYPYPKFIDVPFDPEKDEYPYPVDAIDRTYDGLHPSDKGYALISRKLVKAMKRY, from the coding sequence ATGAGAAATTGGCTAATACTCATTGCACTGATTGGTCTAATCAGCTCCTTTAAACCCAAAGAGCTTACCTGGATCGCGATCGGTGATTCGATCACGTACTTGAATGAGCATCGGGACGAAACCGGGAATCGGATTACAAAAGGATACATGACCCGAGTTACGGAACAACTTCCCTATATTCATTACACCAATCAAGGCCACAATGGCTGGACTGCTATTAAGATTGCGCAGGAAATTGAGAAGTTAGGATTGACAAAAGCGGATATTTATTCGGTCTTTCTGGGCACCAACGATTGGTGGGCTGGCCGGCCATTGGGTCGTTTTGACGATTATCAACGGAATACAGGGAGCACGACTGTGTATGGCTCGTTCCGGATTATTATCGACAAACTACGTAGTCTTAACCCGCAAGCGCATATCCTGTTGATCACTCCCATGCAACGGGTGGATTTTGTCTATCTGGCCAATATGAAAAATAACGCTTTTGGCTCATATAAAGCCAAAAACGGGCAATTCCTCGAATCCATCGCCAATGCCATCGATTCCATTGGCCGTCACGAAAAATTTGAGGTCGTTGATCTTTATCACCAGAATGGCTTGCAGCTAAAAAAGCTCGTTAAGTATAAGCGACTGAAAAATCCGGAGACGGGTGTTTACACCAATTATCCCTATCCTAAATTCATTGATGTGCCCTTTGATCCTGAAAAGGACGAGTATCCGTATCCGGTTGACGCGATAGACCGAACGTATGATGGTCTGCACCCATCCGATAAAGGATACGCCCTGATCAGCCGTAAATTGGTAAAGGCCATGAAAAGATACTAG
- a CDS encoding TldD/PmbA family protein, whose translation MNRRDFMYVTGKGISALTLTQIPVFGRQVSPEALLNPGLDVSVKKRLADAALNAAKSKGATYADVRIGRYLNQFVITREDKVQSITNTESYGVGVRVIVDGCWGFAAIGDAKTEAELAKAAEKAVAMAKANAMLSEEPVQLAPQKGFGERNWKTPIQKNAFEIPIKEKVDLLMAVNGAALKNGANFVNSQLFLVNEQKYFASSDGSYVDQDIHRLWPGFTVTVIDPKSGKFETRDALSAPMGMGYEYLQVNPSDKITGITTRYNQGYDMLEDVVAAAKQAKQKLTAKSVEAGKYDLVLDPSHTWLTIHESVGHPLELDRVLGYEANFAGTSFATLDKWKTKRFNYGSKQVNLFADKTQVGSLGAVGYDDEGVQTKRWDLVKDGILVNYQAIRDQVHMLGESESQGCCYADNWGSVQFQRMANVSLAAGKEQLSVDELIKDVKKGIYIIGDGSYSIDQQRYNFQFGGQLFYEIKDGQIVGMLKDVAYQSNTQEFWNSCVKVCDERDYRLGGSFFDGKGQPIQINAVSHGSATARFNGVNVINTARKI comes from the coding sequence TTGAATCGAAGAGATTTTATGTACGTAACGGGAAAAGGTATCAGTGCATTAACGCTGACACAAATTCCCGTTTTTGGTCGTCAGGTATCGCCCGAAGCCCTGCTGAATCCGGGCCTGGATGTATCCGTAAAAAAAAGGCTGGCCGATGCTGCTCTGAATGCCGCCAAGTCGAAAGGGGCAACGTATGCCGATGTCCGCATCGGCCGCTATCTCAACCAATTCGTAATTACCCGTGAAGACAAGGTTCAGAGCATTACCAATACGGAGTCTTATGGTGTAGGTGTGCGTGTCATTGTCGATGGCTGTTGGGGGTTTGCTGCTATCGGTGATGCGAAGACAGAAGCCGAATTGGCAAAAGCCGCCGAAAAGGCCGTAGCGATGGCAAAAGCCAATGCCATGCTTTCGGAAGAGCCTGTGCAATTGGCTCCTCAGAAAGGCTTTGGCGAAAGAAACTGGAAAACGCCGATTCAGAAAAATGCGTTTGAGATTCCTATCAAGGAGAAAGTGGACCTGCTGATGGCGGTCAATGGGGCAGCGTTAAAAAACGGAGCCAACTTTGTGAACTCCCAATTATTTCTGGTTAACGAACAGAAGTATTTTGCCTCCTCAGATGGTTCTTATGTCGATCAGGATATTCATCGACTTTGGCCTGGCTTTACCGTAACGGTTATCGATCCCAAGAGCGGTAAGTTTGAAACAAGAGATGCCCTCAGCGCCCCAATGGGTATGGGCTATGAATACCTGCAGGTTAATCCGAGTGATAAAATAACGGGCATCACGACCCGGTATAACCAGGGCTATGACATGCTGGAGGATGTTGTAGCGGCTGCCAAACAGGCCAAACAAAAACTCACGGCTAAATCGGTTGAAGCGGGTAAATACGACCTGGTGCTCGATCCATCGCACACCTGGCTGACCATCCACGAATCGGTTGGGCACCCGCTCGAACTCGACCGTGTCTTAGGCTACGAAGCCAATTTTGCCGGAACCTCATTTGCCACCCTTGATAAATGGAAAACCAAACGTTTCAATTATGGTAGTAAGCAGGTCAACCTCTTTGCCGATAAAACACAGGTTGGTTCGCTGGGAGCTGTTGGTTACGACGATGAGGGCGTGCAAACAAAGCGTTGGGATCTGGTCAAAGATGGGATTCTGGTCAATTATCAGGCTATTCGCGATCAGGTCCATATGCTGGGTGAGAGCGAGTCGCAGGGATGCTGTTATGCCGATAACTGGGGGTCTGTTCAGTTTCAGCGCATGGCCAATGTGTCGCTGGCCGCCGGGAAAGAACAACTGTCTGTCGATGAATTGATTAAAGACGTGAAAAAAGGTATCTATATCATTGGCGACGGTTCGTACTCAATCGATCAGCAGCGGTATAACTTCCAGTTTGGAGGGCAATTGTTCTACGAAATTAAAGACGGTCAGATTGTCGGCATGCTCAAAGATGTGGCCTATCAGTCAAATACGCAGGAATTCTGGAATTCCTGCGTCAAGGTCTGCGATGAACGGGACTATCGGTTGGGCGGGTCATTTTTTGATGGAAAAGGACAGCCCATCCAAATCAATGCCGTTTCTCACGGCAGCGCAACGGCTCGTTTCAACGGTGTCAATGTGATTAATACCGCCAGAAAAATCTAA
- a CDS encoding nuclear transport factor 2 family protein codes for MKYVLTLSLFFLVQLVRAQSADEKSVIAAEKQRFEAQVSKNYAVLDQVLANDLVYTHSNGNTDTKQSYIQSIRDGKSKYDAINVEEQKVRVYGNTAIINGICMIKALNNGETINTHLKYTDVYVRNGKQWQMVTWQSFKMAQ; via the coding sequence ATGAAATACGTCCTTACACTCTCCCTTTTCTTCCTCGTCCAATTGGTACGAGCTCAGTCGGCCGACGAAAAATCGGTCATTGCCGCCGAAAAACAACGTTTCGAGGCCCAGGTCAGCAAAAATTATGCGGTACTTGATCAGGTACTGGCCAATGATCTGGTTTATACACATTCAAACGGCAACACCGATACAAAACAGTCGTATATCCAGTCGATCCGCGATGGTAAATCGAAATACGACGCCATTAACGTAGAAGAACAAAAGGTACGTGTGTATGGCAACACAGCCATTATCAATGGCATTTGCATGATTAAAGCGCTGAATAACGGCGAGACGATCAATACGCACTTAAAGTATACCGATGTCTATGTCCGAAATGGGAAACAATGGCAGATGGTAACGTGGCAGTCGTTCAAGATGGCACAGTAG